A DNA window from Methylocystis heyeri contains the following coding sequences:
- the ribA gene encoding GTP cyclohydrolase II RibA: MSNRRVPTPVGQIEVERAIAEIRAGRPVVLLHGSERFVVSAVDTLERAGAEELELAAKGSACLVLSAPRLRRLGLDRSESGCVALPRIDVDRVQHLSYEADARIDAPVAGLTPLHVGALELMRLAMVLPAAIILTSAEAEALLPHLLSVSLMNLNAYRVGRRAALRIVSRAQVPLEGATNTEFVVFRGGEGLRDQVAVIIGRPDLSQPVRVRLHSACLTGDLFGSLKCDCGDQLRHTVGEMAATGGGILLYIDQEGRGNGLSTKIRAYELQARGYDTFEADEILGHGQDQRGFDFAADMLAQLGVRSVRVMTNNPSKIAALKDAGLDVVSDHRIVGRRTDHNVRYIAAKRDRAGHYFEHDF, encoded by the coding sequence GTGTCCAATAGACGTGTCCCGACCCCAGTCGGCCAGATCGAGGTCGAGCGCGCCATCGCCGAGATCCGCGCTGGACGCCCGGTCGTCCTCCTTCACGGCTCGGAGCGATTCGTCGTTTCTGCGGTAGATACGCTGGAGAGAGCGGGCGCCGAGGAGCTCGAGCTGGCGGCGAAGGGCTCCGCCTGCCTCGTCCTTTCGGCGCCGCGGTTGCGCCGGCTTGGGTTGGATCGATCGGAATCCGGCTGTGTCGCGCTGCCCCGAATCGACGTCGATCGCGTGCAGCATCTTTCTTATGAAGCCGATGCGCGTATCGACGCTCCGGTCGCCGGCCTGACGCCTCTTCACGTCGGCGCTCTCGAACTCATGCGTCTGGCGATGGTCTTGCCTGCGGCCATCATTCTCACGAGCGCGGAGGCGGAGGCGCTGCTCCCCCATCTGCTCTCCGTGTCACTCATGAATTTGAACGCCTATCGCGTCGGGCGCCGCGCGGCGCTGCGCATCGTCAGCCGCGCGCAGGTTCCGCTGGAAGGCGCCACGAATACCGAATTCGTTGTGTTCCGAGGCGGCGAGGGACTGCGCGATCAAGTCGCGGTCATTATCGGCCGACCCGATTTATCTCAGCCGGTCCGCGTGCGGCTCCATTCCGCCTGCCTGACCGGAGATCTTTTCGGCAGTCTCAAATGCGATTGCGGCGATCAGTTGCGTCACACGGTCGGCGAGATGGCGGCCACCGGGGGCGGCATCTTGCTTTATATCGACCAGGAAGGACGCGGCAATGGTCTCTCGACCAAAATCCGAGCCTATGAATTGCAAGCGCGAGGCTATGACACCTTCGAGGCGGATGAGATCCTGGGCCATGGCCAGGACCAACGAGGCTTTGACTTCGCAGCTGACATGCTGGCGCAGCTCGGCGTTCGGAGCGTGCGCGTCATGACCAACAATCCGTCCAAGATTGCGGCGCTGAAGGACGCAGGCCTGGACGTGGTTTCGGACCATCGCATCGTCGGCCGCCGCACCGACCACAATGTGCGCTACATCGCGGCCAAGCGGGACCGCGCGGGTCACTATTTCGAGCATGATTTCTGA
- a CDS encoding RibD family protein, whose amino-acid sequence MVGQLGQSLDGRIATISGESRDISGEAALDHLHRIRAHVDAVVVGAHTIVTDDPRLSVRRVEGKSPARVVIDPSGRLDSTGKWLAEDGARRILVMDESATGSGSAETIRLQARAGVIPPAAIVEALFARGLKRILIEGGARTLSTFLDAGRLDRLHMLVAPMIIGSGRTGLELQPIVRLHSALRPRVQAHFLEGGDVLFDCDFSACHRWEI is encoded by the coding sequence GTGGTCGGTCAGCTCGGTCAGTCCCTTGACGGACGGATCGCCACAATCAGCGGCGAATCGCGCGACATCAGCGGCGAGGCGGCGCTGGACCATCTGCATCGCATCAGAGCTCATGTCGATGCAGTAGTGGTAGGCGCCCACACCATCGTCACAGACGATCCGCGGCTCTCGGTCCGCCGAGTCGAGGGCAAAAGTCCGGCGCGTGTGGTGATTGACCCTTCGGGTCGCCTCGACTCCACGGGAAAATGGCTAGCCGAAGACGGCGCGCGGCGCATTCTCGTCATGGACGAAAGCGCGACCGGCTCCGGCTCCGCGGAGACGATTCGCCTCCAGGCGCGCGCGGGCGTTATCCCGCCGGCCGCGATCGTCGAGGCTCTTTTCGCGAGAGGCCTGAAACGAATCCTCATCGAGGGCGGCGCCCGAACGCTCTCGACCTTCCTCGACGCTGGACGTCTCGACCGGCTGCATATGCTCGTTGCGCCGATGATAATCGGATCGGGCCGAACAGGATTGGAGCTGCAGCCGATCGTAAGGCTGCACAGCGCGCTGCGACCCCGCGTTCAAGCCCATTTCCTGGAGGGAGGCGACGTGCTTTTCGATTGCGATTTTTCCGCATGTCATCGCTGGGAGATTTAA
- a CDS encoding class I SAM-dependent methyltransferase has product MSGFSAEWLALREAADHAARNRRLEALVEAAFATRPAVSILDLACGAGSNLRALALRLPYRQHWRLIDHDEALLAVARTALSDWADRVESFDPLIVHKADRRLEISFDLADLAVLGSGVFDASLDLVTTAAFIDLVSADWIEKFCDELARLGLPFYAALSYEGVEQWRPEHHADAAMLDAFLKHQMGDKGFGPAAGPRAATLLQQALARHGYVVACGASPWRLGRSEAGLIEALVEGSAQAVIETALVSGETVDDWRRVRRASTACEIHHVDIFAKAPQAV; this is encoded by the coding sequence ATGAGCGGTTTTTCGGCCGAATGGCTCGCGCTTCGCGAAGCGGCTGATCATGCGGCGCGCAATCGGCGGCTGGAGGCTCTGGTGGAGGCCGCATTCGCCACGCGGCCCGCTGTGTCGATCCTCGACCTCGCCTGCGGCGCGGGATCGAATCTGCGCGCCCTAGCGTTGCGCTTGCCGTATCGGCAGCATTGGCGACTGATCGATCATGACGAGGCCCTGCTCGCAGTGGCTCGAACAGCGCTCAGCGATTGGGCGGATCGGGTGGAATCTTTTGATCCGCTCATAGTACACAAGGCCGATCGCCGGCTTGAGATTTCGTTCGACCTCGCGGATCTCGCCGTCCTCGGCAGCGGCGTCTTTGACGCGTCGCTCGATCTCGTCACGACGGCGGCATTCATAGATCTCGTCTCTGCCGACTGGATCGAGAAATTCTGCGATGAGTTGGCGCGGCTGGGGCTTCCCTTCTACGCAGCGCTTTCCTATGAGGGCGTGGAACAGTGGCGGCCGGAGCATCACGCAGATGCGGCGATGCTCGACGCCTTTTTGAAACATCAGATGGGCGACAAGGGCTTTGGACCCGCCGCGGGCCCAAGGGCGGCGACTTTGCTCCAGCAAGCCCTCGCGCGACACGGGTATGTTGTCGCCTGTGGCGCCAGCCCCTGGCGCCTGGGGAGATCCGAGGCCGGATTGATCGAGGCTCTGGTCGAGGGTTCGGCGCAGGCCGTCATCGAAACGGCGCTGGTCTCAGGCGAGACGGTCGATGACTGGCGCAGGGTCCGCCGCGCATCGACGGCTTGCGAAATCCACCACGTCGATATTTTTGCAAAGGCGCCACAGGCCGTTTAG
- a CDS encoding glycosyltransferase family 4 protein produces the protein MTRVVFAIPGDIRVRTGGYEYDRRLIEALGEQGIEVDYCPLPESFPAPSAEDVASSVDAIARRRRDGDVILIDGLAYGVLPEAAVLAIGPRIVTLCHHPLALETGLSPERAESLFESERRALALASHVIVTSAHTRALLAREFGVDHAKIAVAPPGVDSAPRAQGSGGATTLLAVGAIVPRKAFDVLVEALSGLVDLDWRLRIVGNDSRDPLTTGALKGLIAAKSLESRIEILGEVASEDLASIFDRADLFVSASYYEGYGMSLTEAMTRGLAIVSSTGGAAAETVPDGAGLKVAPGGVVDLQRALRNAIADPDLRFELSEAAWRAGRELPRWEQTARIVAGVVAEMGAKGE, from the coding sequence ATGACGAGGGTCGTCTTTGCGATCCCCGGCGATATCCGAGTGCGGACTGGCGGCTACGAATATGATCGGCGCCTGATCGAAGCGTTGGGAGAGCAGGGCATAGAGGTTGACTACTGTCCCCTGCCAGAGAGCTTTCCCGCTCCATCCGCCGAGGATGTCGCGTCGAGCGTCGACGCGATTGCGCGGCGCCGGCGCGACGGGGATGTCATTCTTATCGACGGACTCGCCTATGGCGTTCTGCCGGAAGCGGCTGTTCTTGCGATCGGCCCGCGGATCGTCACGCTCTGTCATCATCCGCTTGCGCTCGAGACGGGCCTTTCGCCGGAGCGCGCGGAATCGCTGTTCGAGAGCGAGAGGCGCGCGCTCGCGCTCGCGTCGCATGTGATCGTCACCAGCGCACACACCCGTGCGCTGCTCGCCCGCGAGTTTGGAGTTGATCACGCAAAGATCGCCGTTGCGCCGCCCGGCGTCGATTCGGCTCCACGGGCGCAAGGGTCCGGCGGCGCGACAACGCTCCTAGCGGTGGGTGCGATCGTTCCGCGCAAAGCTTTCGACGTGCTGGTGGAGGCGCTTTCAGGCCTTGTCGATCTCGACTGGCGCCTGCGCATTGTCGGAAACGATTCCCGTGATCCCCTCACAACCGGGGCGCTCAAAGGGCTGATCGCGGCAAAATCTCTGGAAAGCCGCATTGAAATCTTGGGGGAGGTCGCAAGCGAAGACCTCGCGAGCATTTTCGACAGAGCCGATCTCTTTGTTTCGGCCTCCTACTATGAAGGCTATGGAATGTCTCTCACCGAAGCGATGACGCGCGGATTGGCCATCGTCTCTTCAACCGGGGGCGCAGCCGCGGAGACGGTTCCAGACGGCGCCGGTTTGAAAGTCGCGCCGGGCGGTGTCGTCGATCTGCAACGGGCGCTACGCAATGCGATCGCCGATCCGGATCTGCGGTTTGAATTGTCCGAGGCGGCTTGGCGCGCGGGTCGAGAGCTGCCGCGCTGGGAGCAAACCGCCCGCATCGTTGCCGGCGTTGTCGCCGAGATGGGAGCCAAGGGCGAATGA
- a CDS encoding 6-pyruvoyl trahydropterin synthase family protein translates to MYAVEVRDHIMIAHSFRGELFGPAQRLHGATFVVDVAFFRERLTEDNIVVDIGRAHEALKATLAPLNYRNLDEVEAFKGQQTTTEFLTRHVFEAIALAARSGALGPGGDGVSRIRVTLHESHVARAWFEGPVSG, encoded by the coding sequence GTGTACGCCGTCGAAGTTCGCGACCACATCATGATCGCCCATAGTTTCCGCGGGGAATTATTCGGGCCGGCTCAGAGGCTGCACGGCGCAACTTTCGTCGTCGACGTGGCTTTCTTCCGTGAGCGGCTCACCGAGGACAACATCGTCGTCGACATCGGCCGCGCCCATGAGGCGTTGAAAGCGACGCTGGCGCCCCTTAATTATCGCAATCTCGACGAGGTAGAAGCGTTCAAGGGTCAGCAGACCACAACCGAATTCCTCACACGCCATGTTTTCGAAGCTATAGCTCTGGCTGCGCGTTCCGGCGCGCTCGGGCCAGGGGGGGACGGCGTTTCCCGCATTCGCGTGACGCTGCACGAGTCGCATGTAGCGCGCGCCTGGTTCGAGGGACCAGTCTCGGGATGA
- a CDS encoding zinc-dependent alcohol dehydrogenase, producing the protein MRKLSLGIKSYQEQENESRALWFEASWRPSLRAQALRAPGAEEAQVGTIWSAISRGTERLVFEGRIPGAEHERMRAPFQQGDFCFPVKYGYCAAGVVEAGPADWVGRAVFCLHPHQDRFVAPLSALRPIPSSTPLRRATLGANMETALNAVWDAGAGPGDRIVIIGAGVVGLLIAYLVAGLPGAEVTVVDKDESRRSVVLEFGAKFQSSGKFAPEDIEADVVFHASASAAGLALALACAGLEAKIVETSWHGAGDTPVPLGGAFHAKRLQLISSQVGRVAPSRHPRWTYARRLDKALELLSDPRLDLLITEEVAFADVARELPRLLAADAPGLATLIRY; encoded by the coding sequence GTGCGTAAATTGTCTCTGGGAATAAAATCCTACCAGGAACAGGAGAATGAGTCGCGCGCCTTGTGGTTTGAAGCGTCGTGGCGGCCGAGTTTGCGCGCGCAGGCTCTTCGGGCTCCCGGCGCTGAAGAGGCGCAGGTCGGCACGATTTGGAGCGCGATCAGCCGAGGCACGGAGCGCTTGGTGTTCGAAGGGCGCATTCCCGGCGCCGAGCATGAGCGGATGCGCGCGCCTTTTCAGCAGGGCGACTTTTGCTTTCCTGTAAAATACGGCTACTGCGCCGCCGGCGTCGTGGAAGCGGGCCCGGCGGATTGGGTCGGTCGCGCGGTGTTCTGTCTTCACCCGCATCAGGATCGTTTCGTCGCGCCGCTTTCGGCGCTGCGCCCAATCCCTTCGTCCACGCCGCTGCGACGGGCGACGCTCGGCGCCAATATGGAGACGGCGCTCAACGCGGTTTGGGACGCGGGCGCGGGCCCCGGAGACCGGATCGTGATCATCGGCGCCGGCGTGGTCGGGTTGCTGATCGCTTATCTCGTAGCCGGGCTTCCGGGCGCCGAGGTCACCGTCGTCGACAAGGACGAATCCCGCCGATCTGTGGTTCTCGAGTTTGGAGCGAAGTTCCAGTCGTCGGGAAAATTCGCGCCTGAAGATATCGAGGCCGACGTCGTTTTTCATGCCAGCGCCTCGGCCGCGGGACTGGCGCTCGCTCTGGCTTGCGCAGGCCTGGAAGCCAAGATCGTCGAGACGAGCTGGCACGGCGCAGGCGATACGCCGGTTCCGCTCGGCGGCGCCTTCCACGCCAAGCGCTTGCAATTGATCTCGTCGCAGGTCGGTCGAGTGGCGCCCTCCCGCCATCCACGCTGGACCTACGCCCGTCGGTTGGACAAGGCGCTGGAGCTTCTTTCCGACCCGCGCCTCGACCTGCTCATCACCGAGGAAGTCGCGTTCGCCGATGTCGCGCGGGAACTGCCGCGACTTCTCGCCGCGGACGCGCCGGGCCTTGCGACCCTCATTCGCTATTGA
- the mdoH gene encoding glucans biosynthesis glucosyltransferase MdoH, with translation MHGRIPSMTPTGLQSLTELRRRRLFVLCLNGLVYFALLFWLAASLGAGGWSFPRAGILAAFAIAAPWSVLGLCNAAIGFWLLHFHGDGLAVTAPFARSAEGRGWPRSRTAMLLTLRNEDPARAFARLGAMMESVAATGAADRFDWFVLSDTSDPRIAAQEETEFACWKSQARQDGVRLHYRRRIDNAGYKAGNIRDFCENRGAEFEFMIPLDADSLMDGETILRLVRMGEAHPRIGILQSLVVGAPSRSAFARIFQFGMRHGMRTYTMGATWWAGDCGPFWGHNALVRVAPFARHCVLPRLEGDRHILSHDQIEAALMRRAGFEVRALPLECGSYEENPPELLGFVMRDLRWCQGNMQYFKLLGLPGLLPTSRFQLVWAISMFMGAPAWTAVIALGASTVAFEDVSSIPAASLKAIYLTFLGFSLAPKIFGFGDVLLTPGGLARYGGAGKFFFGATVEIVSSLIIGAVTSLSETIFLLGLALGHTMGWPAQTRDAKGLKFRETAISLSPHFLFGCITLALSACFAPRLAIWSLPVTAGYIFAVPFALATAAPRIGKWFRRRALCATPEEILPPKILAPFL, from the coding sequence ATGCATGGCCGCATTCCGTCCATGACGCCCACCGGCCTGCAAAGTCTCACGGAGCTCCGAAGGCGACGCCTCTTTGTCCTATGCCTGAACGGACTGGTTTATTTCGCGCTGCTGTTCTGGCTTGCGGCAAGCCTCGGCGCCGGCGGCTGGAGCTTCCCGCGCGCCGGCATCCTAGCGGCCTTCGCGATCGCGGCGCCATGGAGCGTGCTCGGATTATGCAATGCGGCGATCGGTTTTTGGCTGCTGCATTTCCATGGCGACGGCCTCGCCGTCACGGCGCCCTTCGCACGTTCCGCCGAAGGCCGCGGATGGCCGCGCAGCCGAACGGCGATGCTGCTGACATTGCGCAATGAGGATCCCGCGCGAGCCTTCGCAAGGTTGGGCGCAATGATGGAGAGCGTGGCGGCGACCGGCGCCGCCGATCGTTTCGACTGGTTCGTGTTGAGCGATACGAGCGATCCGCGGATCGCCGCGCAGGAAGAGACCGAGTTCGCGTGTTGGAAATCGCAAGCTCGCCAGGATGGGGTCCGGCTGCATTACCGGCGCCGGATCGACAACGCGGGGTACAAGGCGGGCAATATCCGCGATTTTTGCGAGAATCGGGGCGCCGAATTCGAGTTCATGATCCCGCTCGACGCGGACAGTCTGATGGATGGAGAAACGATCTTGCGACTGGTGCGCATGGGCGAGGCGCATCCAAGGATCGGCATCCTGCAAAGCCTCGTCGTCGGGGCGCCGTCGCGGTCGGCCTTTGCGCGAATCTTTCAGTTTGGGATGCGCCACGGAATGAGAACATACACGATGGGCGCGACATGGTGGGCGGGGGATTGCGGGCCCTTCTGGGGGCACAATGCTCTCGTCCGCGTCGCGCCTTTCGCAAGACACTGCGTCCTGCCCAGGCTGGAGGGCGACCGGCACATCCTTTCCCACGATCAAATAGAGGCGGCGCTCATGCGCCGCGCCGGTTTCGAGGTGCGCGCGCTGCCTCTCGAATGCGGCAGCTACGAGGAGAATCCGCCCGAATTGCTTGGATTCGTCATGCGCGATCTGCGCTGGTGCCAAGGCAATATGCAATATTTCAAATTGCTTGGCCTTCCCGGACTCTTGCCCACGAGCCGTTTTCAACTCGTCTGGGCGATCAGCATGTTCATGGGCGCTCCCGCCTGGACAGCGGTCATTGCGCTCGGCGCGTCGACGGTCGCCTTCGAAGACGTCTCGTCTATTCCCGCGGCTTCGCTAAAAGCGATTTATCTCACCTTTCTCGGCTTCAGCCTCGCACCCAAAATTTTCGGCTTCGGAGATGTCCTGCTCACGCCAGGAGGCCTCGCGCGCTATGGCGGCGCGGGAAAATTCTTCTTCGGAGCGACGGTCGAAATCGTGAGCTCGCTCATCATCGGAGCCGTCACCTCGCTGAGCGAGACGATTTTTCTCCTCGGTCTCGCGCTCGGCCACACGATGGGCTGGCCGGCGCAGACGCGCGACGCAAAGGGACTTAAGTTCCGCGAGACGGCGATCAGTCTTTCTCCCCATTTTCTATTCGGCTGCATAACCCTTGCGCTGAGCGCCTGCTTCGCGCCGCGGCTCGCGATATGGTCCCTGCCCGTGACCGCCGGATACATATTCGCGGTTCCTTTCGCTCTCGCAACCGCCGCGCCGAGAATCGGGAAGTGGTTTCGACGCCGAGCCCTTTGTGCAACGCCAGAGGAAATCCTGCCTCCAAAAATACTCGCGCCTTTCCTGTGA
- a CDS encoding DUF3047 domain-containing protein has product MCLSCLEPFAPNTGTLGGISRRDILRCAVILGAAAPFSASLPNGVSATERSLTSSEDFRNGVEGLVARARSPELADYRLFEISGSDLPWIDLGLAASKGQQVSFLLTGRMWIARQLDLWFPPGLVFHVRARGKRPIYSPGTDTGTMTAAHDGPLEIARAAAQFADEDGTLWTPVDEYRKQEARIAGVALLWNGDAAAGLASLAAHGDVDGLVAAEIARLKRGRKLPEGWSNYFGLGGGAEVFTRAENGDIVCESAGSASIIERPLPLPFSSRPKLGWRWKIDELPSAVAEDQAPFHDYLSIGVKFEDGQDLTYIWSAALPTGKVFRCPLAGWSKIETHMIVDSGAGGLGSWRAFERDVAADYAAHIGGPAKEISHVWLLAVTPFQRRRGACRYADINIVTADGAARKL; this is encoded by the coding sequence ATGTGCCTCTCTTGTCTGGAGCCTTTTGCCCCCAACACGGGGACGCTCGGCGGCATTTCCAGGCGCGATATTTTGCGCTGCGCCGTAATTCTTGGCGCTGCGGCGCCATTTTCGGCCAGCCTACCGAACGGCGTGTCCGCTACGGAGCGCAGTCTTACGTCCTCGGAAGACTTCCGAAACGGCGTCGAGGGCCTCGTCGCGCGAGCGAGATCGCCGGAACTCGCAGACTATCGGCTTTTCGAAATAAGCGGCTCGGATCTGCCATGGATCGATCTCGGCCTCGCGGCCTCGAAGGGACAGCAGGTCTCCTTTCTCCTCACCGGGCGCATGTGGATCGCGCGCCAACTCGACCTCTGGTTCCCGCCCGGCCTCGTATTCCATGTACGCGCGCGTGGGAAACGGCCGATCTACAGCCCGGGAACCGACACCGGCACGATGACCGCGGCCCATGACGGCCCCCTCGAGATCGCCCGCGCCGCTGCGCAATTCGCGGACGAGGACGGAACGCTCTGGACCCCAGTGGACGAATATCGCAAGCAGGAGGCGAGGATTGCGGGCGTCGCGCTTTTGTGGAACGGCGACGCCGCCGCCGGCCTCGCCAGTCTCGCGGCGCATGGCGATGTCGACGGTCTCGTCGCCGCCGAGATCGCCCGGCTGAAACGCGGACGCAAGCTGCCGGAAGGCTGGTCGAACTACTTCGGCCTCGGCGGCGGCGCAGAGGTTTTCACCCGCGCCGAGAATGGCGACATCGTCTGCGAGAGCGCCGGCTCGGCCTCGATCATCGAGCGCCCGCTCCCGCTTCCCTTTTCGTCGCGCCCCAAGCTCGGCTGGCGCTGGAAGATCGATGAGCTTCCTTCGGCCGTGGCGGAGGATCAGGCGCCGTTCCACGACTATCTCTCGATCGGCGTGAAGTTCGAGGACGGACAGGACCTCACCTATATTTGGAGCGCGGCGCTGCCAACCGGAAAAGTGTTTCGTTGTCCGCTCGCGGGCTGGAGCAAGATCGAAACGCATATGATCGTCGATTCCGGGGCCGGCGGTCTCGGCTCCTGGCGCGCGTTCGAGCGCGACGTGGCCGCGGATTATGCGGCCCATATCGGCGGGCCGGCGAAGGAGATCAGCCACGTCTGGCTGCTCGCGGTCACGCCGTTCCAGCGCCGCCGTGGCGCGTGCCGTTACGCGGACATCAATATCGTCACCGCGGATGGCGCGGCGCGCAAATTATAG
- a CDS encoding arylsulfatase, which produces MRVVPLLFVSAALVLSSRVQAEETLPKPEPATAAILDPSRDATPAAWPTAVKANEGAPNVVLVLLDDAGFGAASTFGGPAKTPELDRLAARGLKYNAFHVSALCSPTRAALLSGRTDHQIGFGSVADGATGYPGYNAHWPKSAASLARVLRDNGYSTAAFGKWHNTPYDEISPVGPFDRWPTGLGFEYFYGFLAGYDSQFAPRLYRNTTPVDQTRTEKDGYHLTTDLVEDAVKWLHAHEAVAPQKPFFLYFAPGATHWPHQVQKDWIRKYRGKFDQGWDKLREETFARQKALGVIPANAALTPRPAELPAWDSLNDDQKKLFARQMEVYAAFMEQTDFEIGRLLKSIEKDGFADNTLVLYIAGDNGGSGEGGVDGRDVINADGTVPPAAARLQRADEFGEEIFDNHYAAAWAWASSTPFQWTKQVASHLGGTRDPLIVSWPAKIKTHGELRTQFQHVTDIAPTIYELAGITPPDKVDGFAQTPLEGKSFAASFFDAAAPSSHKQQVFETSGNRAIYQGGWWAGARHAAPWSARRGELAIGQNPWELYNLDQDFSQARDLAKDRPDKLRELTALFDSEARRTQIYPLLPARKEPPSPADGRTVFDYRPGADHIPQRIGPKFNRRAHSIVADVTLPEAPEGVIFADGGDYGGFSLYVKDGKLVYLATAWGNVTGKIVSREKLSRGAARIGVEFIPDATNPPPVLTSFEPRVVYAGKVVLSVDGAEAAQGRIENLQFSYNETLDVGLDSGAPVSPDYASPFPFNGQIDKVRVELR; this is translated from the coding sequence ATGCGCGTCGTTCCGCTTCTTTTCGTCTCTGCAGCTCTTGTCCTGTCGTCACGCGTTCAGGCCGAGGAAACCTTGCCCAAACCCGAACCTGCAACCGCCGCGATCCTCGATCCTTCGCGCGACGCCACGCCGGCCGCCTGGCCAACAGCGGTCAAAGCGAATGAGGGCGCCCCCAATGTGGTGCTGGTGCTGTTGGATGACGCAGGCTTCGGCGCCGCCTCCACCTTCGGCGGACCGGCAAAAACCCCGGAACTGGATAGGCTCGCGGCACGAGGATTGAAATACAACGCGTTCCATGTCAGCGCCCTGTGCTCGCCGACCCGAGCCGCGCTCTTGTCGGGCCGCACCGATCATCAGATCGGATTCGGCTCCGTCGCCGACGGCGCAACGGGCTATCCAGGCTACAACGCCCATTGGCCGAAAAGCGCCGCCAGCCTTGCCCGCGTGCTGCGCGACAACGGCTACAGCACCGCCGCCTTCGGCAAATGGCACAACACGCCCTATGATGAAATCTCCCCGGTCGGTCCCTTCGACCGCTGGCCGACGGGACTCGGCTTCGAATATTTTTACGGCTTCCTCGCCGGCTACGACAGCCAGTTCGCCCCGCGGCTTTATCGCAACACGACGCCCGTAGATCAAACGCGCACAGAAAAGGACGGATATCATCTCACCACGGATCTTGTTGAAGACGCGGTGAAGTGGCTCCACGCCCATGAGGCGGTGGCCCCGCAAAAACCGTTCTTCCTCTATTTCGCGCCGGGCGCCACTCATTGGCCACATCAGGTCCAGAAGGACTGGATCAGGAAATACCGCGGCAAATTCGATCAGGGCTGGGATAAACTGCGCGAAGAAACCTTCGCGCGGCAGAAGGCTTTGGGCGTCATTCCCGCCAATGCGGCGCTGACCCCGCGCCCCGCAGAGCTGCCCGCATGGGATTCTCTGAACGACGACCAGAAGAAACTCTTCGCCCGGCAGATGGAGGTCTATGCCGCTTTCATGGAGCAGACCGATTTCGAAATCGGACGTCTGCTGAAGAGCATCGAGAAGGACGGCTTCGCCGACAACACTCTGGTGCTCTACATCGCCGGCGACAACGGCGGATCAGGCGAAGGCGGCGTCGATGGCCGCGACGTCATCAATGCCGACGGTACAGTCCCCCCGGCCGCAGCGCGACTGCAGCGGGCCGACGAATTCGGCGAGGAGATTTTCGATAATCACTACGCCGCGGCCTGGGCGTGGGCGAGTTCGACGCCGTTCCAATGGACCAAACAGGTCGCTTCGCATCTCGGCGGGACGCGAGACCCTCTCATCGTATCCTGGCCTGCGAAGATCAAAACGCACGGGGAATTGCGCACGCAATTCCAGCACGTCACGGACATTGCGCCGACGATCTACGAACTGGCGGGGATCACCCCGCCCGATAAGGTCGACGGCTTCGCGCAGACGCCGCTGGAAGGGAAAAGTTTCGCCGCGAGCTTTTTTGACGCCGCGGCGCCGAGCAGCCACAAGCAGCAGGTCTTCGAGACTTCCGGCAATCGCGCCATCTACCAGGGCGGCTGGTGGGCCGGGGCGCGTCACGCGGCGCCCTGGTCGGCGCGTCGCGGCGAGCTTGCGATCGGCCAGAATCCTTGGGAACTCTATAATCTCGACCAGGATTTTTCGCAGGCGCGCGATCTCGCCAAAGATCGCCCCGACAAATTGCGGGAACTGACCGCGTTGTTCGACAGCGAGGCGAGGCGCACGCAAATCTATCCTTTGCTCCCGGCGCGCAAGGAGCCGCCCTCGCCCGCCGACGGACGAACCGTCTTCGACTATCGCCCGGGCGCCGATCACATTCCCCAGCGCATCGGCCCGAAGTTCAACCGCCGCGCCCACAGCATTGTTGCCGACGTGACGCTGCCGGAGGCTCCAGAGGGCGTTATTTTCGCCGACGGCGGCGATTACGGCGGCTTCTCGCTCTATGTGAAAGACGGCAAGCTGGTCTATCTCGCGACGGCCTGGGGCAATGTGACGGGAAAAATCGTCTCGCGCGAAAAGCTTTCGCGCGGCGCGGCGCGGATCGGCGTCGAATTCATCCCCGATGCGACGAATCCGCCGCCGGTCCTCACATCTTTCGAGCCGCGCGTCGTCTATGCCGGCAAAGTCGTCCTCAGCGTCGATGGCGCCGAGGCAGCGCAGGGACGGATCGAAAATCTGCAGTTTTCTTATAACGAGACGCTCGACGTCGGCCTCGATTCCGGCGCGCCGGTAAGTCCGGACTACGCCTCGCCTTTCCCGTTCAACGGGCAGATCGATAAAGTGCGCGTGGAGTTGCGGTGA